The genomic region AAGAATGGGACGCTATCTTGCTATATTCACAGGTAGAAAAATCGTTCAAAGAAAATCCCATTGGTCATCAAGCCAAGTACAATCGTGCTAAAGTATCTTATTATCAAGGTCAATTTGATTGGGCTCAAGCTCAACTCGACGTTTTAAAAGCATCAACAACAAAGCTTATTTCGAACAATGCTATGAAGCTATCCCTTTTTATAACAGATAATTTAGGGCTAGACACCTCTGCAATGGCAATGAATATGTACGCAAAAGCAGATCTTTTAAGCTTTCAAAACAAACTTGACGAAAGCTTAAATCTACTTGATAGTATGCTCAGTATTTTTCCAGGACATACACTTACAGACGACATTATTTTCAAAAAAGCCGATATTCATTTTAACCGAAAAGAATACGCTAAAGCAGCAGCACTATATGAAAAAGTAGCTACTGACTTCTCGTATGATATTTTAGCCGATGATGCTTTATTCAATTGGGCAGATTTACTTGAAAATAAATTGGATAATAAAGAAAAAGCTATGGAGATTTTTGAGAAAATTGTCTTAGACTATTCTGATAGCATATATACAAGCGAAGCTAGAAAACGATTTAGAAACTTAAGAGGTGATGAAAATATTGAATTATGATACTATATAACGTAACAGTAAGTTTAGACCCAAGCATCCATACCGATTGGTTAGAATGGATGAGAAATGTTCATATTCCTGAAGTAATGGCAACAGGCTATTTTGTTGAATATAAAATCTGTAAATTATTAGTAGACGATGAAATTACCTATGCCATACAATACAACTGCGAAAGTCTAGAAAAGCTTAACGAATATCAAGAGAAACATTCTCCTGCACTACAACAAAAGCATAAAGACAGATATAAAGGTAAATTTGGTGCATTCCGAACCTTATTAGAAATCATAGAGTAAGATGAGCAAAGTAAGAGCAAAAAAACACCTAGGACAACACTTTCTTACCGACTTAGAAATTGCTCAAAATATAGCTTACAGCTTAGATACAAACCGTCACCAGTCAATATTAGAGGTAGGCCCGGGTATGGGTGTGCTTACAAAGTATCTATTAAATCTTGATTCGGAAGTTTTTGTAATTGAGATAGATAAAGAATCCGTACGCTACCTTAAAAATCACTTTCCAAAGTTAGAAAACCATATCATTGAAGGTGATTTTTTACAATTGCCTATCGAAGAAATTTTTGACGATAAGGTCGGAATTATTGGCAATTTCCCTTACAACATATCCTCACAAATACTTTTTAAAGCGCTCGACCATAAAAACACCATAACAGAAATTGTGGGAATGTTTCAAAAAGAAGTAGCTGAAAGGGTAGCCTCTCCTCCAGGCAAAAAAGCCTATGGAATAATTAGTGTTTTATTACAATGCTACTACGATATTGAGTACTTATTTACCGTCAATGAAGACGTCTTTGACCCTCCGCCAAAAGTAAAATCTGCCGTCATTAGACTAAGACGAAACCAAAGAAAAGACCTTCCGTGTGATGAGAAAAAATTCATACGAACAGTAAAGACGGCTTTCTCGATGAGAAGAAAGACTTTGAGAAATGCTTTGAAAAGTCTTAACTTGGTGGACGAAATAAAAGCAAAAAAGTTTCTGGACTTAAGAGCAGAACAACTTAGTGTGGAAGACTTTTTTGAACTAACAGATTGCTTTGAATGATGAAGTTTGACCTAACAAAAGACTATTTAAGTGAACTAAACTCGCTTATTGACAGCAAAAAAGCGACCTCTGTTTTGTCATTAATAGAAGAATGTCACCCTGCTGATATTGCTGAAATTCTTGACCAACTTGACTTCGAAAATGCTAGTTTCCTTTTTGAGCTTTTAGAAGACGAAATTGCAGCAGATGTATTAGTAGAATTAGAAGATGACCTTCGTGAGGAATTACTTAAAATACATTCCCCAAAAGAAATTGCAGAGGAATTTGTGGACAACCTTGATTCTGATGATGCTGCCGATATTATTTCTGAGCTTCCTGAAAATAAAAAGCAAGAAGTACTCTCTCATATTGAAGACCAAGAACACGCTAGTGATATCGTAGATTTATTAAAATACGACGAAGATACTGCTGGTGGGCTGATGGCAAAAGAGCTGATTAAAGTCAATACTAATTGGTCGGTAATGCGTTGCGTGAAAGAAATGCGTAAACAAGCCGAAGACCTTGACTTTGTATACACCATTTATGTCGTGAACGACAACAACATCCTTCTTGGAACATTATCTCTTAAAAAGCTATTATTAACCGATTCTAAAGCTGTGATTTCTGGCATTATGAAAGAAGACATCATTAAAGTTGATGCCACATTAAGCCAGGAAGAAGTTGCCCACACTATGAACAAATATGACCTTATTGTATTGCCTGTTGTTAATAATAAAGGTCAGCTTATTGGTCGAATTACTGGTGATGATGTAATGGAAGTGATGAAAGAAGAAGCCGAAAAAGATTATCAAATGGCATCTGGTATTTCTGAAGATGTAGAGTCAAGCGATAGCGTATGGGAAATTACTAGAGCTCGATTGCCTTGGCTACTAATTGGTATGGTCGGCGGACTATTCGGCGCAAAGGTCATTGGTATTTTTGACATCGAAAAAAATTACGAAATGGCGTTTTTCATTCCGCTAATTGCAGCGATGGGCGGAAACGTAGGTGTACAATCTGCTGCTATCGTTGTGCAAAGTTTAGCTAGTGGCGCTAGCTCATTAGGAAATATTTCTCAACGACTGATAAAAGAATTAGGCGTTGCCCTTGTTAATGGCATCATTTGCTCGACTATTATTTTATGCTCATCATACCTTCTAGGCTATGGCTTTGACTTAAGCTTAACGGTAAGCATTGCACTCTTGTCTGTAATTATATTCGCAGCACTATTCGGTACTTTTATCCCATTAACACTTAACAAATACAAGATTGACCCAGCACTAGCAACCGGTCCATTTATTACCACAGTAAATGACGTTCTTGGGCTATTCATCTACTTCCTTATTGGTCAGCTGATATTATCCATATGAAAAAAGTTCTTTTTGTTGACACCGTTCATCCCATCCTTTGGGAGGAATTAGAAAAAAAAGGATATCACTGCCTTGAAGCATACGACTTAAGTAAAGAAGAAGTAAAAGCCATAAGTTCAGATGTTTACGGTATAATCATACGTTCACGATTTAAAATTGACGCCTCTTTTTTAGAGTCTTGCCAAGAATTACGCTTTGTAGCTCGTGCAGGTTCTGGCATGGAAAATATTGATGAATCATACGCCACATCAAAAGAAATTGCTTGTTTGAATGCTCCAGAAGGAAATCGACAAGCCGTTGCTGAACACGCTTTGGGAATGCTTCTAAGCCTATTCAACACCCTAAATACTGCCGACTCAGAAGTAAGACAAGGACTTTGGAAAAGAGAAGAAAACAGAGGCGTAGAACTAAGTGGAAAAACGCTAGGCATAATCGGCTACGGACATAATGGCTCAGCCTTTGCAAAGGTTCTGAGTGGCTTTGGAGTTAAAGTCTTAGCCTACGACAAATACAAAAGCAACTATTCAGAAAAAGGGATTGAAAGTGATATGCAAACTATCTTTGAGGAAGCCGATATCCTTAGCTTGCACATTCCTTTGACAAACGAAACACATCATTTAGTCAATGATGAATTTATAATGCAATTCAAAAAACCTTTTTACCTCATCAATACCTCTAGAGGACAATGTGTAAAAACTGCCGACCTCTTAGACGCTATGCAAGAAGGCAAGGTTTTAGGAGCTTGTTTGGATGTATTGGAAGATGAAAAAACATCCTTCGAAAAGCTAGAAAACTCTAAGGATTTCCAGCGACTTATTCAGTCAAAGAATGTCATCCTCTCCCCTCATGTGGCTGGCTGGACGGAAGAAAGCAAATTAAAACTAGCACAAGTTCTTCTGCAAAAAATTAAAGGTTTAAAATAAGCCTTAATGCAAGATTAGACGTCTTGTTGCCATTTTATTAGCCGAGCTTAATTTCAAAACATACAGCCCTTTTTTCAAATGCGATAAATCCAGATGCTTGTTCAAATGAGTAAACTTTGAAAAGGATTGTTCACTATAAACTACTTTACCCAATGTATTAATAACATCAATAGCAAATACTTCTCCTGCTTCCATATCTTGAACATCTATTGAAACTACACCAGAGCTAGGGTTTGGAAAAACGCATAGAGTCTGAAAGGTATTTTCAGCTATGTCACCACCACCATACTGAACAACCATAGTACTGTCTATATTAGTACATCCATTAGTATCCACTACTTCCAAAATAATCCACCTTTCAATAGCTACACATCCAAAAGATGACAGCCCATAATCATACGTTAGAGCAATAGATGAATCACTAGATGAGTCACATGGAGAATAAGAATCTTTAATAATATAATTATAAGACTGAAAGGACTCAACTGTAGTTAAATAAATTGACTGAAAACTATCATAATCAATATTAGTATAATTAACCAATCCATTTTCGTTTTCATACAATGTGTCTCCCTCATATATTCCAATAAAAGTTATCTCTGGTTTTACATAGTCCACCACTACCATAGCTGTATCGTAATAACACAAATTATGAGCCTCTATTTGAAATACAGTATCACTCTCCGGAAACACCAACAATTGCTGCGTGGTATCTGCCGTATTCCAAGAAAAGTAATCGGCACCACTTACTTGAGCCTCTAAGAGCAAACTATCGTCGTCATGACAATAAACAACGTATTCTTCTAACTGAATAGAAATGCTGTCATCGTTATATAATTCAATGCTATACGTTAAGGTATCGCTGTTCACTATAGTATCTTCAGCAGACCACGCCTTAAAGTGATACGTTCCTACTTGAGACAAATCCAATTCTTCAGAAAAGACAAATGACAAGCTATCTCCTTTAGCAACACTTTGGCTAAGTGTATCACTCAAAAGTAAAGTGTCGTTAGATTGAAAAAAGACTATTAGGCTATCTATCGTATTTGAATAACTTATGTTTTTTATCTGTAAAGTAATGCTTTCATTTTCACCCAAAACACAAGACGAACTGTCAAACTGAAGAGCTGATAATTCTACTTTAGTTTGGCAAAAACTTTGGTTGGTGTTTATGTGTCCAAAACTAGACACCGACGAAAGCCATACAAAGGAACTGTCCAAGCTGCCTTGTAACTGCAAACTACTTCCAATAGGGTCTGCATTTTGAGATACGCCAATATCAGTAGAAACTGAACCAGAAAAAGGACCGTTGGTCGCCGTAATAATCCCCTCATAACTTATGAACTGAATCAATGTGTCATCGCAAACATTGTATAAGGCTACACCATCCCCTTGCGTTGATGAACCATTTTGAATAGACGACTTAGGGTAGAATAAAAAACCCATACCACAATCACTATCAGGCATAATGGTATCTAAAGTGATAGTTGAATAATATTCTCCATTATTACCATTAACGAAGTATACT from Flavobacteriales bacterium harbors:
- a CDS encoding DUF4286 family protein — translated: MILYNVTVSLDPSIHTDWLEWMRNVHIPEVMATGYFVEYKICKLLVDDEITYAIQYNCESLEKLNEYQEKHSPALQQKHKDRYKGKFGAFRTLLEIIE
- the rsmA gene encoding 16S rRNA (adenine(1518)-N(6)/adenine(1519)-N(6))-dimethyltransferase RsmA, whose protein sequence is MSKVRAKKHLGQHFLTDLEIAQNIAYSLDTNRHQSILEVGPGMGVLTKYLLNLDSEVFVIEIDKESVRYLKNHFPKLENHIIEGDFLQLPIEEIFDDKVGIIGNFPYNISSQILFKALDHKNTITEIVGMFQKEVAERVASPPGKKAYGIISVLLQCYYDIEYLFTVNEDVFDPPPKVKSAVIRLRRNQRKDLPCDEKKFIRTVKTAFSMRRKTLRNALKSLNLVDEIKAKKFLDLRAEQLSVEDFFELTDCFE
- the mgtE gene encoding magnesium transporter; this translates as MKFDLTKDYLSELNSLIDSKKATSVLSLIEECHPADIAEILDQLDFENASFLFELLEDEIAADVLVELEDDLREELLKIHSPKEIAEEFVDNLDSDDAADIISELPENKKQEVLSHIEDQEHASDIVDLLKYDEDTAGGLMAKELIKVNTNWSVMRCVKEMRKQAEDLDFVYTIYVVNDNNILLGTLSLKKLLLTDSKAVISGIMKEDIIKVDATLSQEEVAHTMNKYDLIVLPVVNNKGQLIGRITGDDVMEVMKEEAEKDYQMASGISEDVESSDSVWEITRARLPWLLIGMVGGLFGAKVIGIFDIEKNYEMAFFIPLIAAMGGNVGVQSAAIVVQSLASGASSLGNISQRLIKELGVALVNGIICSTIILCSSYLLGYGFDLSLTVSIALLSVIIFAALFGTFIPLTLNKYKIDPALATGPFITTVNDVLGLFIYFLIGQLILSI
- a CDS encoding T9SS type A sorting domain-containing protein; the protein is MKLLHLLAVMLFPCVIFSQNPFVLNDSTTVLINELHYDNVGGDTLEGIEIAALSGTDLSCYKVYFVNGNNGEYYSTITLDTIMPDSDCGMGFLFYPKSSIQNGSSTQGDGVALYNVCDDTLIQFISYEGIITATNGPFSGSVSTDIGVSQNADPIGSSLQLQGSLDSSFVWLSSVSSFGHINTNQSFCQTKVELSALQFDSSSCVLGENESITLQIKNISYSNTIDSLIVFFQSNDTLLLSDTLSQSVAKGDSLSFVFSEELDLSQVGTYHFKAWSAEDTIVNSDTLTYSIELYNDDSISIQLEEYVVYCHDDDSLLLEAQVSGADYFSWNTADTTQQLLVFPESDTVFQIEAHNLCYYDTAMVVVDYVKPEITFIGIYEGDTLYENENGLVNYTNIDYDSFQSIYLTTVESFQSYNYIIKDSYSPCDSSSDSSIALTYDYGLSSFGCVAIERWIILEVVDTNGCTNIDSTMVVQYGGGDIAENTFQTLCVFPNPSSGVVSIDVQDMEAGEVFAIDVINTLGKVVYSEQSFSKFTHLNKHLDLSHLKKGLYVLKLSSANKMATRRLILH